The sequence gaaatgtggtgtgtgtgtgtgtgtgtgcgtgcgtgcgtgcgtgcgtgcgtgcgtgcgtgcgtgcgtgcgtgcgtgcgtgcgtgcgtgcttgcatgtgtgtgtgtgtgtgtgaatgcaaacTCAGTTTTGCTGATTTACGGGAGGCCAgggcgtgtgtctgtgttcggGTTTGCAGATCAGATGGCAGAACTGAGAAGGAGAGCTTTGAAACAACTTCCAGTAATGTCTGTATTGATGTAGCTGGAAGACTATATATTAGGAGAATGCAAAATTATATTTGCCCACAATGTGTATGCCGTCCTGTATGAAAAAGCTGGATCTTAATACTTTTTGGAGACAGATACATTTTACTTTGTGTTAAATAAATATGTTGTGTGTTCAGTcagtgcagtctctctctctctctctctctctctctgtgtgtgtgtgtgtgtgtgtgtgcaagagatgCAATGACAAATTTAAAGGACAGGAACTGATGGAAAAGATGAATGAGGGTACTgctctgccctctgctggtgacTGGGCTATCGGCACCCTGCAACAAAAAAGGCTCAAAAGGGCCGTTGCTTTGGAGCCATGAATACAGTGGAAACCATTTATCCAAATTTGTTCAGTGTTAACAttcagatgtatgaaaccatTTCATTGTGTATTATGGTGTTTTAAGCTGTTTAATGTATTTTTAGCAAAACACTCCCAAAGAAGCATGTAAGAAGAAGAGTATATTCTTTTCACTTGAATccagcattttgtttttgtttattgtcaATTAACATGTCTgtttatggctatggctatggctatggttatttagcagacgcctttgtccaaagcgacatacaaataaataacaatacaaattaaattaacagtgaacaattacaaactagggagaatagtaatattatcagtagaacaataattttaaaCACTAACCTAATGTTTAGGTGTTGATGCCTGCGTGTGAAGTGCTTTGGGTTTGCActgtatgcatactgtacataatatgtGCCTTATCAATAATTCTGACTTGACTAGAAACACATTCATGGGAGCATTCAAAAGCATTGTCCTGTAATTGCACCAATTTGGAGTTCCTTTAATCCTCAGTGCAAAGCATAATGAGGGAACCCACAAGAAAGACACAGGAAAGTTTATTCTGTGATGAGCCTATATAGGCCTAACACTTACGTTCACAAGTCCCAGGTTGCAAGGTTAgcctttgcaacatgttttgaCTGGCTCCTAATAAATAAGAACCTCCAAGAATTtgccaatgaaaaaaaaaacatggcaatatttgTTCTAGGAAAATTATATATAAAAGTAGGCTATTACCTGATTTCAGAACTATTAAACCCTTTGATCTCTTGACGTAAGGTATTTTCGGGTACCTAATTGTTATGTCGAGATTTTCTCACACAATAATTGTTTCAGAGTTGATTGAAAACCAAATCAATAGCCTACACCTAAGATATAAAGCTTCATATGAAGAGGAGATGAATGTTTTGAGCTATGTTTCTGTTCAATCTCAATAATGTTTGCATTCTCTTGCCATTGCTGATCCCCTGCATTTCCCTGCAATATTTTTCAGTGCAGGAGGGGCTCCATGAATTAATCCAGATTTAGTGATACTATGTTTCAGTGTAAATAGCAGATCAATGGAGCAGCTAAAGGGACATGTACAAAAAATGTTTCTTTTCGAGTTTTTAGTGCACACTATCCATTTCTGTTTGCACACTAGAATTGTCTTATGCTCaccagaaacagaaaaagaagtgTGTTCCTTTAGAGCTCTGTACAGAACAGAGTTTAACCGATGTGTTTTCTAAGAAGGGAGGCAGAAGGATTATGTTCCCTAACAATACTGTTGCATTCATTCACAAGTTATCCTTTTCCTTGTGACAGTTTGGTATCCCCTAACAAAATCAAATTTATTGTAAGAGAATGCAAAAATAATACAAAGGGGCAATGGTCCCAAAACCAAGGCCTCTAAAAAAATATGTTCAAATTCTGTCTTTGTATTTACAAgcccaaatcagaaaaagttgggatgttgtgtaaaatgcaaattaaAACAGAATGCGATACTACATTAATTTTAACtatatttcatggaaaatatagcttatagcctattaattttgaatttgatgccagcaacatgttTCAAAACATTTGGGACAGGGGATGTTTACAACTGTGCTGCTTCACCTCTTAATTTAATACAATTCTGTAAATTATGGTCCATTTAATTATAAACATAGTCCATTTAAAACGATTTCAGAACACAgtggtgtttctgtatcatGTCTAAATACAATTGTGGCTGTTGCATGGAAATATCCATCTGTGCTCAAAAACAATGGTTATCAGATTTCCTGAATCCATACAATGATTTTCATCACAGAAAATGGTCTGGTGTTGTAGTGCCATCTGAGGTCCCAAAGATCACAGTTTTGTATTATTGTTTTTCAGCTCTATCCCTTGTTTGCAAAGATTTCTTTGGAGTCTCTGAATATCTTAATCatattatgtagcctactgtatatgacgAATTCCCCAAATGCTTCACCATTTCATGTTAAGAAACATTAAAATTATCCATGATTattttattatgattattatgatttATCCACACAAGGTTACACGTCTAAGTTACAGTTACCTTAATTAGTTGAGAAACattcctccttttgttttctttatcattaGCCTATACACAACTTCTACAAACTTTTACAACTGTTACCCCTGTTACAACATTTTTTAAACGTGTTgatggcatcaaattcaaaatgagcaCATTTCCCTGAAATAGTCAAATGTGTCATTTTAAACATTTCATATATTGCATGTGTCCTTTTACAACTAAATATGAGTTTAGGACATTTGCAGATTATTGCTACACATACGTTTTTATTCACATTGTCATCCCAACTTTTTCTAATTTGGGGTTGTATTTTCAGTCCTTGAAATTACTTCAGTTTCACGGCCTGAAGCTGGTAAGCAATGTTTGGACATTAATGTAAAGAAAAGTATCATTCATAGGTACTAGTCTAAAGTTTGTAAGGTGGAAGACAAACATATTCAGAGCAAGACTGAATAAAGCCATACCAGATAAGcggttgtgattggttcctgggATTTCAGGGATTTTGGAAGTGGGATCCAGTGGGATCTGCTCTTAATCCTTCTGGTTCTGTGGCTGGAGGAAACATATAGGAGgaagagtaggctacatgtaaatTCAAAGTTAGCAGATATTCCACAATGTCCTATCGGAGGCTTCGTAAAATGAACACGCAGGAAAGCAAAAATAAATTGTTCTGGCATCCTACCGTTCTGTAAATGGCTAGTTGCGTGTCTACTGAATCTTGCGTGATCGCGTCAGCCGGGACTGCCCATATTAGGACTGTAGACGCAGTAGTATTGTACCCTAGCTGTGTCTGAATAAGGAAGTGAGTCATATGTTAATCATTGACGGTAATGCAACGACTCGTCAATACCAACGCAAAAAAGCAGAACGTGGACCACTCTGACTGTACTGCTGAACAAGGAAGCAACATGCGCGTGTAGACACAAATAATTTGGTTAGCAATAGTTAAGTGAAATTGCCAGCGACTCTAGTGTGAATAGCCTACTAGCCTAGTCTATTTGTGGACTCTGTTAAATCATCTGGGATACTATTGGTAAGTAATTTGACATATACTGCCATAACAATAAGTACTTTGATTTGCTCGTTTTTTATTAGTTAGTTAAATGCAATGTATTGTTGAGAGCAATTATGTCACTGTACATAGCTGTCTACTGTTGTCTATGACATTACAGTAGAAGTTTTTGCCCATGTGCATCTGATCGAAACTGTGTTGGAGGCTATTTAGTGTAAAGTGTAAAGGAAAAACTTGAAAAGTTAAAAACAAATTACATATGATTTAAACAAGATCAACTTTGTTAAGGGATAAAAGAACAACATAAGTTCCGAATACTCAGAGGCTACATTTCCTTTTATAAAAGTGCCTCATCGAATAGTTACTCAAATTCTCATCTTTCGGGTAGCCTATTGTGAGCCTTTTTTACACGGGGATTTCCGCTACCCAAATTTCGCTTAAAACAGCTAGTGTAGTTCAGTCAACAAGGCAAGGCAACTACCGTCACCACACGGAAATAACCAACGCTGCTAAGTATGGTCACCCAGTGGAAAATGTCTAATCTTTTATCTTGAACAAATAAGGTAACCTTGTTTCCGTGCGCCTGAAATTGAGGTAACTGTATGTCCCTCTAAATTTAAAATAAGTAAACTGAAAACATTGTTTCGACTGCTGAGCTTCTCTGAGCATGTGACAGCGTGGTGTGGGGGCTACTCTAAAATCGCCTCGTGCGTGTTcttctttgtttgtctgtctggtcAGGATATCAGCGTGGCCCAACTTGTCTGACTTGCTTTTCAGGCCTGTAACTTTGGTAGGGGGAGTGGAGGTCGTTTAACCTATTCAATTCGTGAATTTGGCCTATTGACACACCTCGTTTGGAACAAACAAAGTAACAGTTGACCACAACTCTCATTTATAAATGTCAGGTTGTCAGGTCACTTCACTTTTGCCAAAGAACTTTGTCAACAATGCTGACCTTACCAGGGCGGACAGTTTTGTATTGTCTGATCACCTGAGATGTCCtgcaagggttttttttttaagtgaagtcTGATGCACTCAAATTGAAAAAGCAACACTGATAACTTCAAGACTTCTTTAAGATGGGCCGGCGGTTAAGTCCTCTCCTTAAAATGGAAATAATCTTCTTCTGCTTTGGCGCTTAAAAGTTTACCCCACACCCCAAGGTCTCCATCTGTTCACattttaatgtagcctactgatttAAGAGTGACCTTTATACTGAATATTAGTCTTCCAAGATATgaactaggcctacacataaAAAAGTTATTCTGGAcatgatggagaagagagaggggaaactaGCACCAAAAACACACGTGTTGTCATCAGGCCTGGTAGggtagtatactgtacatctgatgGATGGAAAAAAAGTAGTATCAATGGGTTTGACGTGAATTGTCGGAACAGCTGGTCTGACAAAGACTCTTCAGATTAtccagcctaggctactccacATTCAGAGTGGTCGTAAATTAGAGGGTTTGGCCTCCTGCTGAAGTGGTCTGACATTTTGGGTTCATCAGTGGTGTGTCACCCAGAACACAGTGATGACTCAGCCTTGAGTAGTTGTTTTGGCGTTACCGTAGTGTTACGTCACACTCGGGCCTGTTGTTGAAATAGGCCCACTTTAAACTCCACAGCATCAGTTGTAGTTCATTCATAATGAACATATGATTAATCAATTCATttccaatattttttttaactatatTGTAATATAGTTCATAGCCATACTTCTCTCCATTTTGGTTTGAGTTATTTTCAGTGGACTGATAGGATGTTGGCTTATGATGGACACACTACAGCATGTTCTGAGGCCTATATCACAAAGGGAGGTCACTGGCCTACCCAGGTTCAACTGCTGTTGATGTCAAAATAAGACATCACTTCTGAAGCAATACTTAAAGTAAAGCATTCTTTTGAAAATTAGCAGTTACTCCTGAAGTTACGGGGGTAGCCAATAACCAATTGCTTCGTAGTGTACCCCTCTACTTCTTGAGACATTAGAACAAAACCTTTCGGCTCTGAGTGATTTTCACTACAGGAAGAAAATAACATAAAAACTTCCACATTTCAAAGAAAAGCAAAGTTTGATTTAAGACTTTGGTATTTTGGCGTGTGTAGGACAAAACAAAATCGGTCAAGCTGGTCGTGTACTTCACTCTTGTTATGAAAAGTTTTTGTTCAGATTCAGAAAACATGAGGTGTATGACCATCATGTCTTATCAAAACCAAGCTAACCATACTGGACGATCTTGAAATGGTTTCTCTAATGTCACTGCCAGCTATTAAAAACAAGAAAACTTTAAAACTAGACAGTCAAGGTCACAAGTGAAGGTCTGGTCTCAAGGCTGATGTTTTCCAGCTATCCAGTAGAAGGCCCTTAGATTGATTGAGAAAAACAAGTGAACCACAGAGCACAGATTGTTTTTGGACAAAGGACCTTGTTggccagttgtgtgtgtatagtctgTGGATGCTGTCTAAGTTAGATGCGATAGGATATGTTTCACATGGTCTGCACACAGAATAACCGGTCATCAACTTTTACTTAAATACAGAgtaagaaggagaaaaaaaagcaaatcatCTAAAGAAAAAGTCAAATAAGCATATGACTAAGAATGTGATTGCATAAAGTGTATtgatgtgcaaaaaaaaaaaaaaaaaggcgtgTCACTGTAAACTTGGGAATCAATGTATTGTACTTACCTTTACTTACTATGAAGGTTCTTTTTGAACTGTTCTGAGTGACCACAGTAATTGCTaaagaaaacacaaatacaaacacaagatTATACTTTCAGACGTCAGTCAAGTCAACTTCAGGAAGAGGTTGAGTCTTGTGGATTTACTGTCTAGCGTCTAGCAGTCTTGACGCATTTTGGCTTATGCATTGctgcaatgtactgtagcagtgtCCTACATAACAAAGGCCTAGAGCAGGATATTCTGCCAGACCCCATGGTTTGTTTGTCTCAAACTAAGAGTTTTCAGACTCAGTAAGAAAAGTGCTCTCTATTTCAAAATGTGGCTGGACAACATTTAGTCCTCTTGATAACTGGGGGAATTATTACAGATTAGCACCTTTTACTAGCTGTCTGCTGTTCGGAGAACAATAACGTGTTTTCAAAAATTCAAAAccatgtctccctctttctctcccttataAAAACCATGGGGAGAAACAGCAACCACACTCTTCTCTATTTGCAAATGACTTTCCTCTCATGTAAATGTTTCCCCTGACTcgatttgtttttgttcctaCCACACTACATATACACATCCCTGATCTGGCCACAGATACAAATCTAATGCCCACTCCTTGCGTTTGACATTTGCaacataaatgtgtgtttgtaacacAATAGAAGGCTGTGCCCGTCCCCATCAGAATTACATAGGCCCCTGACTGTATCTTGGCATAGacaataaaagaaataaaagcaaGCGAGAGCTTTAGACCGAGCGGGTTTTGTTTGAGCCTACAAGCCTACAAGCCTCCAAAAAAAATttgggaaataataataaaggccAGCAATTCTCAGGATCTTTCATAtgttgttggggtttttttcaggGCATTTTTAGTTTTCATCTTGACACCCAAGTTGGTAGTTATTTTAACACAATACTGATTTACTTTAAGGTGGACGTATATTAGAGTAGTGTACTATGAAcagcgttaaaaaaaaaagtgttttctgCATATGTAAAGCACATGCCTCTCTTCATGCTTCTCACAGTCAAATTGACCTGCTGTTGTTTCGCTACAGTTAAGGAAATGAAGAGGGAGGTGAACGCAGCGGCAAACTTCCTGAAGCGGCTCGCTTTAGAGCGAGGCCGTGTGGACGAAGCAAAAGCCGAGCACTTCAGCGAGACGCTCCAAAAACTACTGTGCGAGAAATACGCAGAACACTGGTACCCGGAGAACCCGAGCAAAGGCCAGGCCTACAGGTACACATCGCAAACCTTGTTGGCCCATACGGCGTTGGGATTTCCCTGGGCACCCTTTCATATGTCATGTCATTCCTggcttttgtttgttgttcacaCAGAGATGAGTCAAAATCACCGATCTGTAACTTGAAATCATGATTCACGTGGTGTTGTTGTCTGGTCGGGCTAATGGTCCCTCTGCGTCTACTCGTGTCAGGTGCATCAGGATAAATGCGGGAGCGCCCTGCGACGACTGCATCTTGCGGGCCTGCGAGGACAGCAAACTCCTGCCGTCCCAGTTGCGCTTGCCCCGCGAGATCACGCTCTGGATCGACCCACTGGAGGTGTGCGTacggtgagtctctctctctctctctctctctctctctctctctctctctcacacactcagtcacactcacactcactggaAACTGGAAGACACAACCCATGGGGGTGTGTGCTTATACAAACTGTGTGAACATCTGCACGTGTGTACATGCCCAcactcccattcacacacaaatcccCAAGACACACCCCCCACATACAGGTGATGTTATTGTCTGACTCAAACCCTGTTAGACAAAATACCACCTGTGGTGGATGCCGGTAAGACCAATGACTCGCCCTGTGAGTCGTCAGGGATTGAGTAATACAATAATCACCCTGCCATGGTTCCGGGGTTGTTCAATGAAAATGCTGATGAGTAACATAGCTTGTGATGCTGTTGGTGGGCTAGAAGCAAACCATTTCTTCCTCAGTTGGTAAATGTTGTCTATTGTGCATATCTtctaatgtttttgtttgggccTATTGGCAATTTGAAGCTCAAGAAAACATTTCTCTGAATCCCTGTTTCTGAATCTTTGGGACCAAAAGCCTGTCATGAAATTGTATGCTGAAATGTGAGCTCATATTCACCCAAAGAGTTTGGAGCAAAGAGTATGGCTGCCATATGCTCATGGCAGGAGATATGTGACTGCTCAGCATTTtgcaagagcaagtttaagctTGTCACATGGGAAAATGCAAACAATGCAAAAGCCAAAGGCTACATGACGTTTTACTTGTAGATGATGCATTCTGTTGTGGTCGTGAAAGTCCTTCTGTACAGCTTGTAGGTGTatgttacaaataaataacaacagtTCTGTCCTTGCTGCATGACAGAGTGCCCAACGTTCTGACAGTTATTAACAGTAGGGATGGGACAAAATATAGATACAGCACTAAAATCATATAACTTCTTCTTGTTAAGGATAGATGTGCTGGCCCCAAATAGATACAATATGAAatgataataggcctaatacTATAAGTCATAGTCTAACCTGGCTTTTGACTTACCAGAGTCACTACTTTATGTATCCTCAATGTCAAATGTATGACACTTATCCTGTCCACCATCAAATTAAGCTCGACCTTTATgcactttcttttcattttcacaGATATTGTGATGTATCGTAGATTAATCTTTTGCAATGTATTGACTATTGCAGAATCGTTGTACTGTGGTGTtctcattatcattatcatggGCAAAGTATTACGACTATATTGATTTGTGAGTTACTTTGAGATTCCAAGCACATGTTCACATGTTCTAAGTGTACATACACAGGCAACCAATTCTCATTTGACACACTGAAGGTGTTTGACAGTGAAGTGAACAGTGTTTTCTATAAAAGAGGAATCTGAGAACACAGTGAAATGCCGTCTAACCTGCTCCGGAACATCTACAACTCCTATGTACACTTATGTTCTGTGTTGCTGTCAGTGGTAGTTGAtttagagaagaagaaagataaTATAACCCTAGAAGTCTTCCGCTGGGAGACCAGTGTCATTTGTGGTTTCCTCTCCTTATTgaatccctctctttcttctcccacTAGGTCTGGAGAGAACTGCCGATATTTCACTGTGGCCAGTTTCAGcaagagtgaggaggaggaggagaacgagAACAAGAGTGACAAAGATGGCAGCGTGTCCCCCTCGGAGATCGTAAACCTGGACACCTCAGACTACCACTCGGCCAGCTCGTCCGACTGCGGGTCCGAGGCCTCCAGCGATGccgaggaagaagggagagatggagagtcggagggaaagaagaaggagaagaagaaggaggagaaagcgGAGGAGAAGCCATTGGCTATCACTATGAGGCCTAGGACACGAGGGCCACGCAAGGGGCCAAAATCTCAGGTATATAAAATGTGTACTACTCAGCGGTTCACATGCGACAACCACTGAACAGAATATAATAACATTGCGTTGAGCTAAACTGGACTGTGTTTCCGGAAAGAG comes from Sardina pilchardus chromosome 6, fSarPil1.1, whole genome shotgun sequence and encodes:
- the si:dkey-79d12.5 gene encoding protein BTG3 isoform X2 yields the protein MKREVNAAANFLKRLALERGRVDEAKAEHFSETLQKLLCEKYAEHWYPENPSKGQAYRCIRINAGAPCDDCILRACEDSKLLPSQLRLPREITLWIDPLEVCVRSGENCRYFTVASFSKSEEEEENENKSDKDGSVSPSEIVNLDTSDYHSASSSDCGSEASSDAEEEGRDGESEGKKKEKKKEEKAEEKPLAITMRPRTRGPRKGPKSQQQQQQQQQQQQIPGLQYFYHPAPMWPQYKKKGPVFLTTVCGPPPPPMVGYYLLPKPPPQFIVPHASLQPWGAVKG
- the si:dkey-79d12.5 gene encoding protein BTG3 isoform X1: MKREVNAAANFLKRLALERGRVDEAKAEHFSETLQKLLCEKYAEHWYPENPSKGQAYRCIRINAGAPCDDCILRACEDSKLLPSQLRLPREITLWIDPLEVCVRSGENCRYFTVASFSKSEEEEENENKSDKDGSVSPSEIVNLDTSDYHSASSSDCGSEASSDAEEEGRDGESEGKKKEKKKEEKAEEKPLAITMRPRTRGPRKGPKSQQQQQQQQQQQQQIPGLQYFYHPAPMWPQYKKKGPVFLTTVCGPPPPPMVGYYLLPKPPPQFIVPHASLQPWGAVKG